From one Lycium ferocissimum isolate CSIRO_LF1 chromosome 5, AGI_CSIRO_Lferr_CH_V1, whole genome shotgun sequence genomic stretch:
- the LOC132057638 gene encoding GDSL esterase/lipase At4g10955-like, whose amino-acid sequence MDRSADSGKQYERFTKEQKILLKNKSYWEVEMTSIAKMDYVLLISPIEYRKKSKRNADHRTSIVASLIKGANILEYDHHQNRQGPDALAPPWWESFHFYLIHKLVDDTDRSIFGAIYEYEFPNYSTTSTSHNHNPPKYGIAFQGTIVKRQSIIRDVILDLRVILNSLNKTSYFRIDFQVVQNIVEINHGVTDIWLADHSLGSAIALNIGRGMVKRGIRLETYLFNPPFASLPIEIIKNDILKHGICGAHSVNVILYFIVDIMSSTPYDNDGTFTQLCGWILNLFVNPSDPICSKYVGYFEHREKMIEFSAEGIVRIAI is encoded by the exons ATGGACAGAAGTGCTGATTCCGGCAAGCAATATGAAAGATTCACCAAAGAACAGAAGATTCTG TTGAAGAATAAGTCATATTGGGAGGTTGAGATGACCAGCATTGCGAAAATGGATTATGTTTTGTTAATTAGCCCTATAGAGTACAGAAAAAAGAGCAA GAGAAATGCAGATCACAGGACGTCTATTGTAGCCAGCTTAATAAAAGGCGCGAACATTCTTGAATATGACCACCACCAAAATCGCCAAGGTCCTGATGCCCTCGCTCCACCCTGGTGGGAAtcctttcatttttatttaatcCACAAATTGGTGGATGATACAGACAGATCCATCTTCGGTGCCATTTACGAATACGAATTCCCCAACTACTCAACTACGTCGACGTCTCACAATCATAATCCACCAAAGTATGGGATTGCCTTTCAAGGTACAATAGTGAAACGACAAAGCATTATCAGGGATGTGATCTTGGACCTCCGAGTCATTTTGAACAGTCTTAACAAGACCTCCTATTTTCGTATCGATTTTCAAGTTGTAcaaaatattgttgaaattaATCACGGGGTCACAGACATCTGGCTAGCAGACCATTCATTGGGTTCTGCAATTGCGTTAAATATTGGTAGGGGTATGGTTAAAAGGGGGATCCGTCTCGAAACATATCTTTTTAACCCACCATTTGCATCTCTTCCAATAGAGATAATCAAGAACGACATATTGAAGCACGGAATCTGCGGTGCTCATAGTGTAAATGTGATACTTTATTTTATTGTCGACATAATGAGTAGTACTCCTTATGATAACGATGGTACATTTACTCAATTATGCGGATGGATTCTTAACTTATTTGTGAATCCATCAGATCCTATTTGTTCCAAATATGTTGGGTATTTCGAACATAGGGAGAAGATGATAGAGTTTAGTGCTGAGGGAATTGTACGGATCGCAATATGA